A genomic segment from Desulfonatronum lacustre DSM 10312 encodes:
- the tig gene encoding trigger factor, with translation MQHEVLEPTPVKRTVKIVTPPEEVNSALAVAIALYRKDAVIKGFRKGKVPSSVIEGMFKKKIYEEATNDLINCHINEVINEMQVKPLSRIDVDAGELVRDQPFEYTISFEVAPEFELPSYEGVAVEEEKAQASEHDTQLVVDRIRRNMAEIVPLEEDRPAQDGDVVVVDFYASLDGRTLDDFKAENFQLELGQGQALPEFEALIQGIRPGQGTESDISFPEDFLNDALAGKTVTMNVKLQEIKQKKLPEVDAELAKKAGNFDSVEQLREAIEKSYVESRKRVNKAAAQKKILDDLTSQVDFALPESMVTEHIDRMVEEMQHRLERMGKRIEALGKPMEEIREQFRSKAEDLVKSQLFLLAVATKENLRVSPMEIDAFFRDMAQQTGQDAQGLKHFHEQNNLMPAVSDRILADKAIELIYSKARITEVDPQRAEESDSENAESQTEAMS, from the coding sequence AAAATCGTCACCCCGCCGGAAGAGGTCAATTCGGCCTTGGCCGTGGCCATTGCCCTGTATCGCAAGGACGCCGTGATCAAGGGCTTCCGCAAGGGCAAGGTGCCCTCGTCCGTCATTGAGGGCATGTTCAAAAAGAAGATCTACGAAGAGGCCACCAACGACCTGATCAACTGCCACATCAACGAGGTGATCAACGAGATGCAGGTCAAGCCGCTCTCGAGAATCGACGTGGATGCCGGCGAATTGGTCAGGGACCAGCCCTTTGAATACACCATCAGTTTTGAAGTGGCCCCGGAGTTTGAACTGCCGTCCTACGAAGGCGTCGCCGTGGAAGAGGAAAAAGCCCAGGCCAGCGAGCACGACACGCAATTGGTCGTGGACCGGATTCGGCGGAACATGGCGGAAATCGTCCCCCTGGAAGAGGATCGTCCCGCTCAGGACGGAGACGTGGTGGTCGTGGATTTTTACGCATCCCTGGACGGCAGAACCCTCGACGACTTCAAGGCCGAGAATTTTCAACTGGAGTTGGGTCAGGGACAGGCGCTGCCGGAGTTCGAAGCCCTGATCCAGGGCATCCGTCCCGGCCAAGGCACGGAATCGGATATCTCCTTTCCGGAGGACTTCCTCAACGACGCGCTGGCCGGAAAAACCGTGACCATGAACGTGAAACTCCAGGAGATCAAACAGAAGAAGCTCCCGGAAGTGGACGCGGAACTGGCCAAGAAAGCCGGCAATTTCGATTCCGTGGAGCAGCTGCGTGAGGCCATCGAGAAATCGTACGTCGAATCTCGAAAACGCGTGAACAAAGCCGCCGCGCAAAAGAAGATCCTGGACGACCTGACCTCGCAGGTGGATTTTGCCTTGCCCGAGTCCATGGTTACCGAGCACATCGATCGAATGGTCGAAGAAATGCAGCATCGTCTGGAACGGATGGGCAAGCGCATCGAGGCCCTGGGCAAGCCCATGGAGGAAATCCGGGAACAGTTCCGGTCCAAGGCGGAAGATCTCGTCAAATCCCAGCTGTTTCTTTTGGCCGTGGCCACCAAGGAGAACCTGCGCGTTTCGCCCATGGAAATCGATGCCTTCTTCCGAGACATGGCCCAGCAGACCGGGCAGGACGCTCAGGGATTGAAGCATTTTCACGAGCAGAACAACCTGATGCCGGCCGTCAGCGACCGCATCCTGGCGGACAAGGCCATCGAATTGATCTACTCCAAGGCCCGGATCACGGAGGTCGACCCCCAACGGGCCGAGGAATCCGACTCTGAAAACGCCGAATCCCAAACCGAAGCAATGTCGTGA
- the clpX gene encoding ATP-dependent Clp protease ATP-binding subunit ClpX translates to MAKKKSNQPHLGCSFCGKSQDQVRRLIAGPDVYICDECVILCEEIINQDDMETELQDGRLLTPEELHRKLDEFVIGQQQAKKILSVAVHNHYKRVFYAPQMTDGVELDKSNILLMGPTGSGKTLLAKTLARILKVPFAIADATTLTEAGYVGEDVENILVQLLQNADFDIETASKGIIYIDEIDKVSRRSDSPSITRDVSGEGVQQALLKIIEGTEANIPPKGGRKHPQQEYIRMNTSNILFIVGGAFIGLERIIQQRTQSKCMGFGAALTSPNNEDACSFLDQVQPMDLIKFGFIPELVGRLPILASLKDLTEDDLVRILTEPKNALIKQYQKLFEMENVRLRFTQDSLRGIARQAIERKTGARGLRNVLETIMLNISYRLPSLTGVKECVVNQSVVENESEPLLIYEQEVKTA, encoded by the coding sequence ATGGCCAAAAAGAAATCCAATCAGCCGCATTTGGGATGCTCGTTTTGCGGTAAGAGTCAGGACCAAGTTCGTCGGCTGATCGCCGGACCGGACGTGTACATCTGCGACGAATGCGTCATCCTGTGCGAGGAAATCATCAACCAGGACGACATGGAAACGGAGCTGCAGGACGGACGACTGCTGACTCCGGAGGAACTGCACAGGAAGCTGGACGAATTCGTAATCGGACAGCAGCAGGCCAAGAAAATCCTCTCCGTGGCCGTGCACAATCACTATAAGCGGGTCTTCTACGCCCCGCAGATGACCGACGGCGTAGAGTTGGACAAAAGCAACATCCTGTTGATGGGCCCCACGGGCTCGGGCAAGACCTTGCTGGCCAAAACCCTGGCTCGGATCTTGAAAGTTCCCTTTGCCATCGCCGACGCCACCACCCTGACCGAAGCCGGATACGTGGGCGAGGACGTGGAAAACATTCTGGTGCAGCTGCTCCAGAACGCGGACTTCGACATCGAAACGGCCTCCAAGGGGATCATCTACATCGACGAGATCGACAAGGTCTCCCGCCGCTCCGACAGTCCCTCCATCACCCGGGACGTCTCCGGCGAAGGTGTCCAGCAGGCCCTGCTGAAGATCATCGAGGGCACGGAGGCCAACATCCCCCCAAAGGGCGGACGCAAGCATCCTCAGCAGGAATACATCCGGATGAACACCTCCAACATCCTGTTCATCGTTGGCGGGGCGTTCATCGGTCTGGAACGGATCATTCAGCAACGCACCCAATCCAAGTGCATGGGCTTCGGAGCCGCCCTGACGTCGCCCAATAACGAGGATGCCTGCTCCTTCCTGGACCAAGTCCAGCCCATGGATCTGATCAAGTTCGGCTTTATCCCCGAACTGGTGGGACGGCTGCCCATTCTTGCCTCGCTCAAGGACCTGACGGAGGACGACCTGGTCCGCATCCTGACCGAGCCGAAGAACGCCCTGATCAAGCAATACCAAAAATTGTTCGAGATGGAGAACGTCCGCTTGCGCTTTACCCAGGACTCCCTGCGGGGCATCGCCCGCCAGGCCATTGAGCGCAAGACCGGGGCCCGAGGGCTGCGCAACGTGCTGGAGACCAT
- the clpP gene encoding ATP-dependent Clp endopeptidase proteolytic subunit ClpP has protein sequence MGVPIVIETTGRTERAYDLYSRLLKDRILILGTAIDDYVANLVCSQLLFLESENPEKEINMYINSPGGSVTAGLAIYDTMQYISSPVATLCLGQAASMGALLLTAGAKGMRYALPNSRILIHQPMGGFQGQATDIDIQAREIIRLKEKLSEILASHTGADLAKVRHDTERDYFMSAQEAVDYGLIDKILSSRSQLKSS, from the coding sequence ATGGGCGTGCCCATCGTCATAGAAACCACGGGGCGGACGGAACGGGCCTACGACCTGTATTCGCGTCTGCTCAAGGACAGGATTTTGATCCTGGGAACGGCCATTGACGATTACGTCGCCAACTTAGTTTGTTCCCAGCTTCTTTTTCTGGAATCCGAGAACCCGGAAAAAGAAATCAACATGTACATCAATTCCCCCGGGGGCTCCGTCACCGCCGGTTTGGCCATCTACGACACCATGCAGTACATATCCTCCCCGGTGGCCACGCTTTGCCTCGGACAGGCCGCCAGCATGGGTGCGTTGCTGCTCACCGCCGGAGCCAAGGGAATGCGCTACGCCCTGCCTAACAGCCGAATCCTGATCCACCAACCCATGGGCGGTTTCCAGGGCCAGGCCACGGACATCGACATTCAGGCCAGGGAAATCATCCGCCTGAAGGAAAAACTCAGCGAAATCCTGGCCTCGCACACCGGCGCGGACCTGGCAAAGGTCCGCCACGATACGGAGCGGGACTATTTCATGAGTGCGCAGGAAGCAGTGGACTACGGGCTGATCGACAAGATTCTCTCCTCCAGATCGCAACTGAAGTCATCGTAG